A part of Halomarina litorea genomic DNA contains:
- a CDS encoding DUF7539 family protein: MAEFSDERQLVLRARSQLDQWTRSARMEAYTELFEGDDPILSPKEVQLLDALDSELEREGGDGVWGTDQYGIHTAGTSSSDTSLGVVCVFHPQITKDSVLRGADELDDEAEERLNAALWRYSERVATLIEDALDEFISQTQS; encoded by the coding sequence ATGGCCGAGTTCTCAGACGAACGACAGCTCGTACTACGGGCACGCTCTCAATTGGACCAGTGGACGAGAAGTGCTCGGATGGAAGCGTACACTGAACTGTTCGAAGGTGACGACCCCATCCTCTCCCCCAAAGAGGTACAGCTGCTCGATGCGCTCGACTCCGAACTGGAGCGAGAGGGCGGCGATGGTGTCTGGGGAACCGATCAGTACGGCATTCACACGGCGGGGACCTCGAGTTCGGATACCTCACTCGGCGTCGTTTGTGTGTTCCACCCCCAGATCACCAAAGACTCCGTCCTTCGTGGGGCAGACGAACTCGATGACGAGGCCGAAGAGCGACTCAACGCAGCACTCTGGCGATATAGTGAACGGGTTGCGACACTCATCGAAGACGCACTCGACGAGTTCATCAGTCAAACACAGAGCTGA